The Streptomyces spororaveus genome includes a region encoding these proteins:
- a CDS encoding ribonuclease H family protein: MSDRIIAACDGAAKGNPGPAGWGWVIADAQGHPERWEAGPLGRATNNIGELTALQRLLEAVDPGTPVEVRMDSQYAMKAVTQWLPGWKRNGWKTASGQPVANRELVEAIDRLLAGRDVTFQYVPAHREDGDHLNAIADQAASDAAVRQEAAGTALGSPDMPVPDPAAASPVRRRAAAPGKRASAGAASGGGGSRAIKAKFPGSCACGKPYAAGDMITKNGSRWGHQACGSSGPVDA, translated from the coding sequence ATGTCTGATCGCATCATTGCCGCCTGTGACGGAGCGGCCAAAGGTAATCCCGGGCCGGCCGGATGGGGTTGGGTCATCGCCGACGCCCAGGGACACCCCGAGCGTTGGGAGGCCGGCCCGCTGGGGCGGGCCACCAACAACATCGGTGAGCTGACCGCCCTCCAGCGGCTGCTGGAGGCGGTGGACCCGGGGACGCCCGTCGAGGTGCGGATGGACTCCCAGTACGCGATGAAGGCCGTGACCCAGTGGCTTCCGGGCTGGAAGCGCAACGGGTGGAAGACCGCCTCCGGCCAGCCGGTCGCCAACCGTGAACTGGTCGAGGCGATCGACCGGCTGCTGGCGGGCCGGGACGTGACCTTCCAGTACGTTCCGGCGCACCGCGAGGACGGCGACCACCTGAACGCGATCGCCGACCAGGCCGCCAGCGACGCGGCGGTCCGGCAGGAGGCCGCGGGTACGGCGCTCGGCAGCCCGGACATGCCGGTACCGGATCCCGCCGCGGCCTCGCCGGTGCGCCGTAGAGCGGCCGCACCGGGGAAGCGCGCGTCCGCGGGCGCCGCGTCGGGCGGCGGCGGATCCCGGGCCATCAAGGCGAAGTTCCCCGGCAGCTGCGCCTGCGGAAAGCCCTACGCCGCCGGTGACATGATCACCAAGAACGGCAGCCGTTGGGGTCACCAGGCCTGCGGTTCGTCAGGGCCGGTGGACGCGTAG
- a CDS encoding MerR family transcriptional regulator — protein MRQLGIGELARQVGMQPSALRYYESVGLLPPAERAAGRRVYPAGTVRRLALIKMAQRAGFTLAEIRGLLDGDAERGATRQWRALAESKLPELDRFIEQTRILRNAVADCLACGCMNFEKCALLSADGPGA, from the coding sequence GTGCGACAGCTCGGGATCGGTGAGCTCGCCCGGCAGGTGGGAATGCAGCCATCGGCCCTGCGCTACTACGAGAGCGTCGGCCTGCTGCCGCCCGCCGAACGGGCCGCGGGCCGGCGCGTCTACCCGGCCGGCACGGTCCGGCGGCTCGCGCTGATCAAGATGGCCCAGCGGGCCGGATTCACCCTGGCCGAGATCCGCGGTCTGCTCGACGGCGACGCCGAGCGCGGCGCGACCCGGCAGTGGCGCGCCCTGGCCGAGAGCAAGCTCCCCGAACTGGACCGGTTCATCGAGCAGACGCGGATCCTGCGGAACGCCGTCGCCGACTGCCTGGCGTGCGGTTGCATGAACTTCGAGAAGTGCGCGCTGCTCTCCGCCGACGGTCCCGGCGCCTGA
- a CDS encoding MFS transporter yields MTRVQTTRLLPQAYRPLFAHADFRRLLPALAASDLGDGMSVVAVAWLAIEIAPPGQSGMLLGAALAAYALPGAAGALLFGRWLRRLPAGRLLAADSRIRAVLLGCVPLAWAAGVLHPVLYVALLAGSSVLHAWGNAGRYSLLAQILPPDQRLAANALVSSSVSASIVVGPALAGFLAAVIAPAWLIGLDALSFAVLAAQVGRLRGVAAGQDGKGGTGEEATTATPVDADRSAAGLRLLRTQPELLGVLALTWFFNFLYGPAEVALPLHVTDDLHAGAGLLGLYWTLFGAGAVLGGLAAGALQRFPLWPVTLGIVAGWGLALVPFGLGAPAAVTLACFTLGGLIYGPFTALSYTLFQERTPAASLTTVLAARSAALLTAGPVGTALGGPLIALLGPRQVLAASGIATVALAVIGAAVRVWGLRRVRTTSVV; encoded by the coding sequence GTGACTCGCGTACAGACAACTCGCCTCCTCCCCCAGGCCTACCGGCCGCTGTTCGCCCATGCCGACTTCCGGCGGCTGCTGCCCGCGCTGGCGGCCTCCGATCTCGGTGACGGGATGAGCGTGGTCGCCGTGGCGTGGCTGGCCATCGAGATCGCTCCCCCGGGGCAGTCCGGGATGCTCCTGGGTGCCGCGCTCGCCGCGTACGCGCTTCCGGGGGCCGCGGGAGCCCTGCTCTTCGGGCGGTGGCTGCGCCGGCTTCCCGCCGGCCGGCTGCTGGCGGCCGACAGCCGGATCCGCGCGGTGCTCCTCGGCTGTGTGCCGCTGGCCTGGGCCGCGGGGGTGCTGCACCCGGTGCTGTACGTGGCGCTGCTGGCGGGCTCGTCCGTCCTGCACGCGTGGGGGAACGCGGGCAGGTACTCCCTGCTCGCGCAGATACTTCCGCCCGACCAGCGGCTGGCCGCCAACGCGCTGGTCAGTTCCAGCGTCTCGGCCTCCATCGTGGTCGGCCCCGCCCTCGCCGGGTTCCTGGCGGCCGTGATCGCTCCGGCCTGGCTCATCGGCCTCGACGCGCTGTCCTTCGCCGTGCTCGCCGCCCAGGTCGGGCGGCTGCGGGGCGTGGCGGCCGGGCAGGACGGGAAGGGTGGGACGGGCGAGGAGGCAACCACGGCCACGCCGGTCGACGCCGACCGGTCGGCGGCCGGCCTGCGACTGCTGCGTACACAGCCCGAGCTCCTCGGCGTCCTGGCCCTGACCTGGTTCTTCAACTTCCTCTACGGGCCGGCGGAGGTCGCGCTCCCGTTGCACGTCACCGACGACCTGCACGCCGGGGCGGGTCTGCTCGGGCTGTACTGGACGCTGTTCGGAGCGGGCGCCGTGCTGGGCGGCCTGGCCGCGGGCGCGCTGCAGCGGTTCCCGCTCTGGCCGGTCACGCTGGGGATCGTCGCGGGCTGGGGGCTGGCGCTCGTACCTTTCGGCCTCGGCGCGCCCGCGGCCGTCACCCTGGCCTGTTTCACCCTCGGCGGCCTGATCTACGGGCCGTTCACGGCGCTGTCCTACACCCTCTTCCAGGAACGCACCCCGGCCGCCTCCCTGACCACGGTCCTCGCCGCCCGCAGCGCCGCCCTCCTGACCGCCGGGCCGGTGGGCACCGCGCTCGGGGGACCGCTGATCGCGCTGCTCGGGCCCCGGCAGGTGCTGGCGGCCTCGGGGATCGCGACCGTCGCACTCGCCGTGATCGGGGCCGCGGTACGGGTCTGGGGGCTGCGGCGCGTCAGGACGACTTCTGTCGTGTGA
- a CDS encoding cold-shock protein: MATGTVKWFNSEKGFGFIAQDGGGPDVFAHYSAINASGYRELQEGQAVTFDITQGQKGPQAENITPA; this comes from the coding sequence ATGGCTACGGGAACTGTGAAGTGGTTCAACTCGGAAAAGGGCTTCGGCTTCATCGCCCAGGACGGCGGCGGTCCGGACGTCTTCGCCCACTACTCGGCGATCAACGCCTCTGGCTACCGTGAGCTCCAGGAGGGTCAGGCCGTGACCTTCGACATCACGCAGGGCCAGAAGGGCCCGCAGGCGGAGAACATCACCCCCGCCTGA
- a CDS encoding SigE family RNA polymerase sigma factor, with translation MTIEEFEEFYAQAAGRLTGQLYVMLGDHHEAQDVVQEAFVRGWGRRRQLDRDGRPEAWIRTVAWRLAVSRWRGRRRTADAWQRTAPAGHVEGPGPEVVALVEALRQLPLKQRRTMALHYVCDLSVEQIAAETSLSTSTVKTHLSRGRTTLALHLQDPRIEEAPDA, from the coding sequence TTGACCATCGAGGAGTTCGAGGAGTTCTACGCGCAAGCGGCAGGACGGCTCACAGGACAGCTCTACGTGATGCTCGGCGACCACCACGAGGCACAGGACGTGGTGCAGGAGGCCTTCGTCAGGGGGTGGGGCCGCCGGCGTCAGCTGGACCGGGACGGCCGGCCCGAGGCGTGGATCCGCACGGTCGCGTGGCGACTCGCCGTCAGCCGCTGGCGCGGGCGGCGGCGCACCGCCGACGCCTGGCAGCGCACGGCCCCCGCCGGTCACGTGGAGGGGCCGGGTCCGGAGGTGGTGGCGCTCGTCGAGGCACTGCGGCAACTGCCCCTGAAGCAGCGCCGGACCATGGCGCTGCACTACGTGTGCGATCTGAGCGTCGAGCAGATCGCCGCCGAGACCTCCCTGTCCACGAGCACGGTCAAGACCCATCTGTCCCGGGGCCGCACCACGCTCGCCCTCCATCTGCAGGACCCCCGCATTGAGGAGGCTCCCGATGCCTGA
- a CDS encoding mannosyltransferase family protein: MSVSTARRPVELPGPPTAWPPVNETGRRPHRPRRSRPAFLRLGPGEREVLWLYLLTRVGIWATAGAVSWLFPADGQTRRPASLLSPWQQWDWWFYLHIAQDGYFPAGAGPWTAGWDNREAFLPGFPLALRAVHTVVPDWAAAGALISFLSGGIAVLALARIARHHLADLETGRRAAAFLLLSPCAVFLAAGYTEALFLALALPAWLAAQRQNWPAAAVLACLACSVRVTGLFLAAALALHFVLTARGRAAWRSAPWLFLPALAPALYSWYLHTRTGDWMAWKHSQERGWFRDFHAPWEAWAHTWEAAFQHVQPTGYAFMWQAELLAMLVGAVLLALLVRGGRWPEALYIGLTLWALGTSYWYTSLPRSTLLWWPLWIGLASWSLKRPRIHTAYLYAVAPLSTVVALTFLTGRWAG; encoded by the coding sequence ATGTCCGTTTCAACCGCCCGTCGGCCGGTCGAGCTTCCCGGCCCGCCCACCGCCTGGCCGCCCGTGAACGAGACCGGTCGCCGCCCCCACCGCCCCCGCCGCTCCCGCCCGGCGTTCCTGAGGCTCGGCCCGGGCGAGCGCGAGGTGTTGTGGCTGTACCTGCTGACCCGCGTCGGCATCTGGGCCACCGCGGGTGCCGTCAGCTGGCTGTTCCCCGCCGACGGCCAGACCCGCCGGCCCGCCTCGCTGCTCTCTCCCTGGCAGCAATGGGACTGGTGGTTCTACCTCCACATAGCCCAGGACGGCTACTTCCCCGCGGGGGCCGGACCCTGGACGGCCGGCTGGGACAACCGGGAGGCCTTCCTCCCCGGCTTCCCCCTCGCCCTGCGCGCCGTTCACACCGTGGTCCCCGACTGGGCCGCCGCCGGAGCGCTGATCTCGTTCCTCTCGGGGGGCATCGCCGTCCTGGCCCTCGCCCGGATCGCCCGCCATCACCTGGCCGACCTCGAAACGGGCCGCCGTGCGGCTGCCTTCCTGCTGCTCTCGCCATGCGCCGTGTTCCTCGCCGCGGGCTACACCGAGGCGCTCTTCCTCGCGCTGGCCCTGCCCGCCTGGCTCGCGGCGCAGCGCCAGAACTGGCCCGCGGCCGCGGTACTGGCCTGCCTCGCCTGCTCGGTCCGTGTCACGGGGCTGTTCCTCGCGGCCGCCCTCGCCCTCCACTTCGTCCTCACCGCCCGCGGCCGCGCCGCCTGGCGTTCGGCCCCGTGGCTCTTCCTGCCCGCCCTCGCCCCGGCCCTCTACAGCTGGTACCTGCACACGCGAACCGGGGACTGGATGGCCTGGAAGCACTCCCAGGAACGCGGCTGGTTCCGCGACTTCCACGCACCGTGGGAGGCCTGGGCCCACACATGGGAGGCCGCGTTCCAGCACGTCCAGCCCACCGGGTACGCGTTCATGTGGCAGGCCGAGCTCCTGGCCATGCTGGTCGGTGCCGTACTCCTGGCCCTGCTGGTACGGGGCGGCCGCTGGCCCGAAGCCCTGTACATCGGCCTCACCCTGTGGGCCCTGGGCACCTCCTACTGGTACACGTCCCTGCCCCGTTCCACCCTCCTGTGGTGGCCGCTGTGGATCGGCCTGGCCTCCTGGAGCCTGAAGCGTCCCCGGATCCACACCGCCTACCTCTACGCCGTGGCGCCCCTGTCCACCGTGGTCGCCCTCACCTTCCTCACCGGCCGCTGGGCCGGCTAG
- a CDS encoding serine hydrolase domain-containing protein: MIRVRTAHPGRVRTALLCATALLGTVLPAGGAWAANGAGSAPAPCVASPEPSGGEAKQIMDIARAAQKELDLNAVVLRVTRDGQEVVTGALGESMTGVPATADMHFRAGSVAIVYMGIAMLQLVEQGKAGLDDPVSRWLPDAPHADRITLRMLGASTSGLRDYVPDPKFLAALYADPFRQWTPAELVGISAAHPLWYEPGTSWSYSHANFVLLGQALEKIAGMPLAQVMEQQITGPAGLANTLNSFTPQIEEPVLHSFDAERGRYEESTFWNPSWTTAPGAVLTTHICDLARSAEAVGTGELLSPQSFKVQLDPGTVGLGGNTPGCPPRDCFRQLPAEHFGYGVIVQNGWIQSNPSFAGYAAIQAYLPSKHLAIAVSTTVGPKAPGDNTAQTIAARIAEVLAPANSLAGRK; this comes from the coding sequence ATGATCCGAGTCAGGACCGCGCACCCGGGCCGCGTCCGAACGGCACTGCTGTGCGCCACCGCACTGCTCGGCACGGTCCTGCCGGCCGGCGGCGCTTGGGCGGCGAACGGCGCGGGTTCCGCGCCCGCCCCGTGCGTGGCGTCGCCCGAGCCCTCGGGCGGCGAAGCGAAACAGATCATGGACATCGCCAGGGCGGCGCAGAAGGAACTGGACCTGAACGCCGTCGTGCTGCGGGTCACGCGTGACGGGCAGGAGGTCGTCACCGGCGCGCTCGGCGAGTCGATGACGGGGGTCCCCGCCACGGCGGACATGCACTTCCGGGCCGGGTCGGTCGCCATCGTCTACATGGGCATCGCCATGCTGCAACTGGTCGAGCAGGGCAAGGCCGGCCTCGACGACCCGGTCTCGCGCTGGCTTCCCGACGCGCCGCACGCCGACCGGATCACCCTGCGCATGCTCGGCGCCTCCACCTCGGGCCTGCGTGACTACGTGCCGGATCCGAAGTTCCTCGCGGCCCTGTACGCCGACCCGTTCCGCCAGTGGACGCCCGCCGAGCTCGTGGGCATCTCCGCCGCCCACCCCCTCTGGTACGAGCCGGGGACGAGCTGGAGCTACTCGCACGCGAACTTCGTGCTCCTCGGGCAGGCCCTGGAGAAGATCGCCGGGATGCCGCTGGCCCAGGTGATGGAGCAGCAGATCACGGGGCCCGCCGGACTGGCCAACACCCTCAACAGCTTCACGCCCCAGATCGAGGAGCCCGTCCTGCACTCCTTCGACGCGGAGCGCGGCAGGTACGAGGAGTCGACCTTCTGGAATCCCTCCTGGACCACCGCCCCCGGCGCGGTCCTGACCACCCACATCTGCGACCTGGCGCGCTCGGCCGAGGCCGTCGGTACGGGCGAGCTCCTCTCACCGCAGAGTTTCAAGGTCCAGCTCGACCCGGGCACGGTGGGCCTCGGCGGCAACACCCCGGGCTGCCCGCCCAGGGACTGCTTCCGCCAGCTTCCGGCCGAGCACTTCGGGTACGGCGTGATCGTCCAGAACGGCTGGATCCAGTCGAACCCGTCGTTCGCCGGATACGCGGCCATCCAGGCCTACCTCCCGAGCAAGCACCTGGCCATCGCGGTCTCCACCACGGTGGGGCCCAAGGCACCCGGGGACAACACGGCGCAGACCATCGCCGCCCGCATCGCCGAAGTCCTCGCCCCCGCGAACTCCCTGGCGGGACGAAAGTGA
- a CDS encoding antitoxin MazE7 produces MADTTTVEVDTDVHDRLAALAADRGLSLRAYLAQLATAQENEAALTRAARAFERALERPGFREGFTRDFGRLASRDRTGG; encoded by the coding sequence ATGGCCGACACCACCACCGTCGAGGTCGACACCGATGTGCACGACCGCCTCGCCGCGCTCGCCGCGGACCGCGGACTGAGCCTGCGCGCGTACCTCGCCCAACTCGCCACCGCCCAGGAGAACGAGGCCGCGCTCACCCGGGCCGCGCGCGCCTTCGAGAGGGCCCTGGAGCGGCCCGGCTTCCGCGAGGGCTTCACGCGTGACTTCGGCCGCCTGGCGTCCCGGGACCGTACCGGCGGGTGA
- a CDS encoding class I SAM-dependent methyltransferase, translated as MTEASDAAQADRTLKARHRAMWAMGDYQSVAHHVIPELGAVLVKECGVQRGDRVLDIAAGSGNAAIPAALAGADVVASDLTPDLLEIGRHLATVRGAALEWREADAEHLPFADGEFDVVMSCVGIMFAPHHRPAAEEMLRVCRSGGTVGLINWTPQGFVGRMFATMKPFAPPPPPGAQPPPLWGDEEHVHELLGDAVTDVESRRRTVRVDRFTGPSDFREFFKACYGPTVAVYRAVTGDPDRVAELDAALDALAAEHTVDGVMEWEYLLLTAHRRG; from the coding sequence ATGACCGAGGCGAGCGATGCGGCCCAGGCGGACCGCACTCTGAAGGCCCGGCACCGCGCGATGTGGGCGATGGGTGACTACCAGTCGGTGGCCCACCACGTCATTCCGGAGCTGGGGGCCGTGCTCGTGAAGGAGTGCGGCGTCCAGCGCGGCGACCGGGTGCTGGACATCGCTGCGGGCTCGGGCAACGCGGCCATCCCGGCCGCCCTGGCCGGGGCCGACGTGGTGGCGTCCGACCTCACCCCCGATCTGCTGGAGATCGGCCGGCATCTGGCCACCGTGCGCGGTGCCGCTCTGGAGTGGCGGGAGGCGGACGCCGAGCACCTGCCCTTCGCCGACGGCGAGTTCGATGTCGTGATGTCCTGCGTCGGCATCATGTTCGCCCCGCACCACCGGCCCGCCGCCGAGGAGATGCTGCGCGTCTGCCGCTCCGGCGGCACCGTCGGACTGATCAACTGGACCCCGCAGGGCTTCGTGGGCCGCATGTTCGCCACCATGAAGCCCTTCGCTCCCCCGCCGCCGCCCGGTGCCCAGCCGCCCCCGTTGTGGGGGGACGAGGAGCACGTGCACGAGCTGCTGGGTGACGCGGTCACCGACGTGGAGTCGCGGCGCCGGACGGTCCGCGTGGACCGGTTCACCGGGCCTTCGGACTTCCGCGAGTTCTTCAAGGCCTGCTACGGGCCCACCGTGGCCGTCTACCGCGCCGTCACCGGCGATCCGGACCGGGTCGCCGAGCTGGACGCGGCGCTCGACGCCCTGGCCGCCGAGCACACCGTGGACGGTGTCATGGAGTGGGAGTACCTGCTGCTGACGGCGCACCGCCGCGGCTGA
- a CDS encoding LysR family transcriptional regulator: MQLELRHLQAVCRIAEAGSLGGAARRLGVSQPALSAQLRRIERVTGGELFVRGRSGVEPTALGQFVLAKARRVLSEMDALGAQARAISTGGPLRLGCIMLVLLDGLLAQTDLSMSGREIAVDLEDSVTVLARMLGAGRYDAIVYGEVNDHEVPLPEGTLARTLIPKEPFCIRLSAGHPLAGLERVELADLAGESWMTLVEDDDGGPEALVTACAKAGFSPSLRYRITDRKMQHDLIAAGRAVALSQPTAPSGEGTVMRPLVGTPIIGRIRLAWRRAALSAGQAELLYRAAARAYLANVDNNPFHKEWWDAHPEVHPVLD, encoded by the coding sequence ATGCAGCTGGAGTTGAGGCATCTGCAAGCCGTCTGCCGGATAGCGGAGGCTGGCAGCCTGGGGGGCGCGGCGCGGCGGCTCGGGGTGTCCCAACCCGCACTGTCGGCCCAGCTGCGCCGCATCGAACGGGTCACCGGGGGCGAGCTCTTCGTACGGGGCCGCAGCGGGGTGGAACCCACGGCACTGGGCCAGTTCGTGCTGGCCAAGGCACGTCGCGTACTGAGCGAGATGGACGCTCTCGGAGCGCAGGCACGCGCCATCTCGACCGGCGGACCGCTGCGGCTGGGCTGCATCATGCTCGTGCTGCTCGACGGTCTCCTCGCCCAGACCGACCTGTCCATGTCAGGCCGGGAGATAGCCGTGGACCTGGAGGATTCGGTCACCGTGCTGGCGCGGATGCTCGGCGCCGGGCGCTACGACGCCATCGTGTACGGGGAAGTCAACGACCACGAGGTGCCGCTGCCGGAAGGAACCCTGGCCAGGACGCTGATCCCGAAGGAGCCGTTCTGCATCCGGCTGTCCGCCGGGCACCCCCTCGCGGGCCTGGAGCGCGTCGAACTGGCCGACCTGGCCGGGGAGTCGTGGATGACACTGGTGGAGGACGACGACGGCGGCCCCGAGGCGCTCGTCACGGCCTGCGCGAAGGCCGGATTCAGCCCCTCACTGCGCTACCGGATCACCGACCGCAAGATGCAGCACGACCTGATCGCCGCGGGACGCGCCGTCGCGCTGAGCCAGCCGACGGCCCCGTCGGGGGAGGGCACGGTGATGCGCCCGCTCGTCGGCACCCCCATCATCGGCCGCATCCGCCTCGCCTGGCGCCGCGCCGCGCTCTCGGCCGGGCAGGCGGAACTGCTCTACCGGGCCGCGGCCCGCGCCTACCTGGCCAATGTGGACAACAACCCCTTCCACAAGGAGTGGTGGGACGCCCACCCGGAGGTCCATCCGGTCCTCGACTGA